One window from the genome of Salvia splendens isolate huo1 chromosome 9, SspV2, whole genome shotgun sequence encodes:
- the LOC121746621 gene encoding uncharacterized protein LOC121746621 isoform X2, translating to MLLHVYHQDMTEVNGRASHCNENRCLQPSTSRNEQKKAADNSPGTSRFVNHASIEWEESRRKWTEDISQRPRGMQNDPIISWSTTYEDLLSTNDPFPKPIPLPEMVDFLVDTWHDEGLFD from the exons ATGCTGCTGCATGTTTATCATCAAG ACATGACAGAAGTTAATGGTAGAGCTTCCCATTGCAATGAAAACAGATGTTTGCAACCTTCAACGTCTCGTAATGAACAGAAAAAGGCAGCAGATAACAGCCCAGGCACTTCTCGATTCGTTAATCATG CTTCAATTGAATGGGAAGAGAGCAGAAGGAAATGGACTGAAGATATATCTCAGAGGCCTCGCGGAATGCAAAATGATCCAATTATAAG CTGGTCAACGACGTATGAAGACTTGCTCTCGACCAATGACCCTTTCCCTAAGCCAATTCCTTTACCT GAGATGGTAGATTTTTTGGTCGATACCTGGCATGATGAGGGGCTTTTTGATTAG
- the LOC121746621 gene encoding uncharacterized protein LOC121746621 isoform X1, translated as MLPFSAYIYAISPSQIPSFLSHFYLPSAKDMTEVNGRASHCNENRCLQPSTSRNEQKKAADNSPGTSRFVNHASIEWEESRRKWTEDISQRPRGMQNDPIISWSTTYEDLLSTNDPFPKPIPLPEMVDFLVDTWHDEGLFD; from the exons ATGCTTCCCTTTTCTGCCTATATATACGCCATTTCCCCCTCTCAAATTCCTTCTTTTCTATCCCATTTCTACTTGCCTTCCGCTAAAG ACATGACAGAAGTTAATGGTAGAGCTTCCCATTGCAATGAAAACAGATGTTTGCAACCTTCAACGTCTCGTAATGAACAGAAAAAGGCAGCAGATAACAGCCCAGGCACTTCTCGATTCGTTAATCATG CTTCAATTGAATGGGAAGAGAGCAGAAGGAAATGGACTGAAGATATATCTCAGAGGCCTCGCGGAATGCAAAATGATCCAATTATAAG CTGGTCAACGACGTATGAAGACTTGCTCTCGACCAATGACCCTTTCCCTAAGCCAATTCCTTTACCT GAGATGGTAGATTTTTTGGTCGATACCTGGCATGATGAGGGGCTTTTTGATTAG
- the LOC121746621 gene encoding uncharacterized protein LOC121746621 isoform X3, translated as MLCSSINMTEVNGRASHCNENRCLQPSTSRNEQKKAADNSPGTSRFVNHASIEWEESRRKWTEDISQRPRGMQNDPIISWSTTYEDLLSTNDPFPKPIPLPEMVDFLVDTWHDEGLFD; from the exons ATGCTATGTAGTAGTATAA ACATGACAGAAGTTAATGGTAGAGCTTCCCATTGCAATGAAAACAGATGTTTGCAACCTTCAACGTCTCGTAATGAACAGAAAAAGGCAGCAGATAACAGCCCAGGCACTTCTCGATTCGTTAATCATG CTTCAATTGAATGGGAAGAGAGCAGAAGGAAATGGACTGAAGATATATCTCAGAGGCCTCGCGGAATGCAAAATGATCCAATTATAAG CTGGTCAACGACGTATGAAGACTTGCTCTCGACCAATGACCCTTTCCCTAAGCCAATTCCTTTACCT GAGATGGTAGATTTTTTGGTCGATACCTGGCATGATGAGGGGCTTTTTGATTAG